A genome region from Brassica oleracea var. oleracea cultivar TO1000 chromosome C2, BOL, whole genome shotgun sequence includes the following:
- the LOC106323629 gene encoding uncharacterized mitochondrial protein AtMg00810-like yields the protein MTGTALPDAFVYRRLVGRLLYLTHTRPDITYAVHKLSQYMSIPIDAHLQAAYRVLRYLKNDPSQGLFYSASSPMKLTAYSDADWAACPDSRQSITCYCVFMGDSLVSWRAKKQQTVSRSSSEAEYRAMADATCELIWLTTVLGEMHCSPMSPATPFCDNQSALYIASNPFYHERTKHVEIDCHVVRERLKSGFLKTLHVKSELQIADVLTKAVQPGLFKNLIDKMGIQSLCLPS from the coding sequence ATGACTGGAACAGCTTTACCTGATGCTTTTGTTTATAGAAGACTGGTGGGAAGGCTGCTATACCTCACTCATACTCGACCTGATATAACATATGCAGTTCACAAGCTTAGCCAGTACATGTCTATACCGATTGATGCTCATCTACAGGCGGCTTATAGAGTCTTGCGATATCTGAAGAATGATCCTAGTCAAGGTCTTTTCTACTCTGCATCATCTCCGATGAAGCTAACAGCGTATTCTGATGCTGATTGGGCCGCGTGTCCAGATTCTCGCCAATCTATTACTTGTTATTGTGTCTTCATGGGTGATTCTTTGGTTTCTTGGCGAGCAAAGAAACAACAAACTGTATCCCGAAGCAGCTCTGAGGCGGAATACAGAGCAATGGCAGATGCAACATGTGAACTGATTTGGTTGACAACGGTGTTAGGTGAAATGCATTGTTCGCCAATGTCTCCGGCCACTCCATTTTGTGATAATCAGTCTGCTCTATACATTGCTTCCAATCCGTTTTATCATGAGCGTACGAAGCATGTCGAAATAGATTGCCATGTGGTGCGAGAGCGCTTAAAGAGTGGTTTCTTGAAGACACTTCATGTCAAGTCCGAGTTACAGATAGCTGACGTTCTCACCAAGGCAGTGCAACCAGGACTTTTCAAGAATCTGATTGACAAGATGGGAATACAGAGCTTGTGCCTTCCATCTTGA
- the LOC106323628 gene encoding plant UBX domain-containing protein 12-like has product MLQRQSLVENLSSFVDTKPPKRCSDVAAATESTTTTCMFPKAVTGYPELSDEPNSHLDKSVLCRIFVRLPDGRRVQKSFLKSESVQLLLSFCYSQSQIDQSERNKPFKLFQTILVYYKNLYYGSYTSFEQSGLANSLVSVTWM; this is encoded by the coding sequence ATGCTTCAACGGCAATCACTCGTGGAGAATTTATCGTCGTTCGTCGATACCAAACCCCCAAAACGTTGTTCCGACGTAGCAGCAGCGACCGAGAGTACAACAACAACTTGTATGTTCCCAAAAGCGGTTACTGGATACCCGGAATTGTCCGATGAGCCAAATAGCCATTTGGATAAAAGCGTTTTGTGTAGGATCTTCGTTCGATTACCCGACGGGAGAAGAGTGCAGAAAAGTTTCCTCAAATCAGAATCGGTTCAGCTTCTCTTGTCGTTTTGCTATTCACAGTCCCAGATTGACCAATCGGAGAGGAACAAGCCTTTCAAGCTGTTTCAAACGATTCTGGTTTATTACAAGAATCTTTATTACGGATCTTACACGAGTTTCGAACAATCTGGACTTGCCAACTCTTTGGTCTCTGTGACTTGGATGTGA